A genomic stretch from Hymenobacter psoromatis includes:
- a CDS encoding flavin oxidoreductase — translation MRHLTAADIAAFEKIYRLNFVNGLPGYKPANLVGTAAPDGRTNLAIFSSVLHLGSDPATLGMVTRPTTVPRHTYQNIKDNGGCYTLNHVPLALAAPAHYTSANFEDESEFAACGFTAEFRDGFPAPYVAESALSIGLRLREEHAIFNGTVLLVGLVEHVYLRPEALRPDGTLDLAATDTAAISGLDGYHRVLPPVRYGYARPGQFPEPLA, via the coding sequence ATGCGCCACCTGACCGCCGCCGACATCGCGGCTTTTGAAAAAATCTACCGCCTCAACTTCGTGAATGGCCTGCCGGGCTACAAGCCGGCCAACCTGGTGGGCACGGCCGCGCCCGATGGGCGCACTAACCTGGCCATTTTCAGCTCGGTACTGCACCTGGGCTCCGACCCGGCCACGCTGGGCATGGTGACGCGCCCCACCACCGTGCCGCGCCATACCTACCAGAATATCAAGGACAACGGCGGCTGCTACACTTTGAACCACGTGCCGCTGGCGCTGGCCGCGCCGGCGCACTACACTTCGGCCAATTTTGAGGACGAGTCGGAGTTTGCGGCCTGCGGCTTCACGGCCGAGTTTCGGGATGGTTTTCCGGCGCCCTACGTGGCGGAGAGTGCGCTCAGCATCGGGCTGCGGCTGCGCGAGGAGCACGCCATTTTCAATGGCACGGTGCTGCTGGTGGGCCTGGTGGAGCACGTGTATTTGCGGCCCGAGGCCCTGCGGCCCGACGGCACCCTGGACCTGGCCGCCACCGACACGGCCGCCATCTCGGGCCTCGATGGCTACCACCGGGTGCTGCCGCCCGTGCGCTACGGCTACGCGCGGCCAGGGCAGTTTCCGGAGCCGCTGGCGTAG
- a CDS encoding peptidase encodes MRHKLLLVLVLLLSTLAAPAAQPAPAGAAPTPVAAFNVEVATRHYLDMLTPAQKAKSDAYFEGGYWLQLWDVVYALAVAGVFLGLGLSRRLRALAERLPRRWLRTLAYAALYLLASFVLTLPLTIYEGFVREHQYGLSNLTFGAWAGETLTSLALSVVFGSLVILALYAAIRRAGASWWAWGTALMGVFLVISVALGPVFIAPLFNKYTALPPGPVRDGILRMARANGVPADNVYYFDASKQSKRISANVSGLGSTIRVSLNDNLLNRSTPAEIQAVMGHELGHYVLNHIVKMLVFFIGLLGIGFKLVDWAFRRLVARYGPRWGIAGLADVGGLPLLVALFSVVGLLATPFTNTIIRTNEQEADMFGLNAARQPDGFATIAIKLSEYRKLEPTPLEEFIFFDHPSGRTRVRSAMRWKAENLGGH; translated from the coding sequence ATGCGACACAAGCTACTACTCGTACTGGTCTTGCTCCTCAGCACGTTGGCCGCGCCGGCCGCCCAGCCTGCGCCGGCCGGCGCGGCCCCTACCCCCGTCGCGGCCTTCAATGTGGAGGTTGCCACCCGGCACTACCTCGACATGCTCACCCCGGCCCAAAAAGCTAAGTCCGATGCCTACTTTGAGGGCGGCTACTGGCTGCAACTCTGGGACGTGGTGTACGCGCTGGCCGTGGCGGGCGTGTTTCTGGGCCTGGGGCTGTCGCGCCGGCTGCGGGCCCTAGCCGAGCGCCTGCCCCGGCGCTGGCTGCGCACCCTGGCCTACGCCGCGCTCTACCTGCTGGCGTCGTTCGTGCTCACCCTGCCGCTCACGATTTACGAAGGCTTCGTGCGCGAGCACCAATACGGGCTTTCTAACCTGACTTTCGGGGCCTGGGCGGGCGAAACGCTCACGAGCCTGGCGCTGTCGGTGGTGTTTGGCAGCCTCGTTATTCTGGCGCTGTACGCGGCCATTCGGCGCGCCGGGGCCAGCTGGTGGGCCTGGGGCACGGCCCTGATGGGCGTGTTTCTGGTAATCAGCGTGGCTTTGGGGCCGGTGTTCATTGCCCCATTATTCAATAAATACACCGCCCTACCCCCCGGCCCGGTGCGCGACGGCATCCTGCGCATGGCCCGCGCCAACGGCGTGCCGGCCGACAACGTGTATTATTTCGACGCCTCCAAGCAGAGCAAGCGCATCAGCGCCAACGTGAGCGGCCTGGGCAGCACCATCCGCGTGTCCTTAAACGATAACCTGCTGAACCGCAGCACGCCGGCCGAAATTCAGGCTGTGATGGGCCACGAGCTGGGCCACTACGTGCTCAACCACATCGTGAAAATGCTGGTCTTCTTTATCGGGCTGCTGGGCATCGGATTCAAGCTTGTGGACTGGGCCTTCCGGCGGCTGGTGGCGCGCTACGGGCCGCGGTGGGGCATCGCGGGGCTGGCCGACGTGGGCGGCCTACCCCTGCTGGTGGCGCTGTTCTCGGTGGTCGGCCTGCTGGCCACGCCCTTCACCAACACCATCATTCGCACCAATGAGCAGGAGGCCGACATGTTTGGCCTGAACGCCGCGCGCCAGCCCGACGGCTTCGCCACCATCGCCATCAAGCTCTCCGAATACCGCAAGCTGGAGCCTACCCCCCTCGAAGAATTCATCTTCTTTGACCATCCCAGTGGGCGCACGCGGGTGCGGTCGGCCATGCGCTGGAAGGCCGAGAACCTGGGAGGCCACTAG
- a CDS encoding fatty acid desaturase, producing the protein MLLPRFAPPRSFHAELKRRTADYFTTTGKAQTGNGALLGKALLLLGSLLALYVHLVFFTPPRPWALAECVLMGTVLALIGFNVMHDGAHGSFSRYGWLNKSAAFTLNVLGGSSYMWDAKHNTVHHMYTNIDGVDDDLDIRPWMRLTPDQPRHRAHRFQHLYFGFFYCLLFISWVLFTDYQKYFSRKIGSVALKPMSTNDHLIFWGFKMLNLGLYVALPIYTVGWAGWLAGFLLTGAVAGFVLSIVFQLAHTVEQTAFPVPHATTRKLEDEWAIHQLRTTANFATDNRLISWLVGGLNFQVEHHLFPKISHVHYPKLSKIIRETCAEFGLPYQEYPKMRSAVASHVAFLRQMGRA; encoded by the coding sequence ATGCTCCTGCCAAGATTTGCGCCCCCGCGCTCGTTCCACGCCGAACTCAAGCGCCGCACGGCCGACTATTTTACCACTACGGGCAAGGCTCAGACCGGCAACGGCGCGCTGCTGGGCAAGGCGCTGCTGCTGCTGGGCAGCCTGCTGGCGCTGTATGTGCACCTGGTTTTTTTCACGCCCCCGCGTCCCTGGGCGCTGGCCGAATGCGTGCTCATGGGCACCGTGCTGGCCCTCATCGGCTTCAACGTGATGCACGACGGCGCGCACGGCAGCTTTAGCCGCTACGGCTGGCTGAACAAGTCGGCGGCCTTCACCCTCAACGTGTTGGGGGGCAGCAGCTACATGTGGGATGCCAAGCACAACACCGTGCATCACATGTACACCAACATCGACGGCGTGGATGACGACCTCGACATTCGGCCCTGGATGCGCCTCACGCCTGACCAGCCGCGCCACCGCGCCCACCGCTTTCAGCACCTGTATTTTGGCTTTTTCTACTGCCTGCTCTTCATCTCCTGGGTGCTGTTTACGGATTACCAGAAGTACTTCAGCCGCAAGATTGGTAGCGTGGCCCTCAAGCCGATGAGCACCAACGACCACCTCATTTTCTGGGGCTTTAAGATGCTGAACCTGGGGCTATACGTGGCGCTGCCCATCTACACGGTGGGCTGGGCCGGCTGGCTGGCGGGCTTCCTACTCACGGGCGCGGTGGCGGGCTTTGTGCTCAGCATCGTGTTCCAATTGGCGCACACCGTGGAGCAAACGGCTTTCCCGGTGCCGCACGCCACCACCCGCAAGCTGGAGGACGAGTGGGCCATTCACCAATTGCGCACCACCGCCAATTTTGCCACCGACAACCGCCTGATTAGCTGGCTGGTAGGTGGGCTTAATTTTCAGGTCGAGCACCATTTATTTCCTAAAATCTCGCACGTGCATTACCCCAAGCTGAGCAAAATCATTCGGGAAACGTGCGCCGAGTTTGGCCTACCCTACCAGGAATACCCCAAGATGCGCTCGGCCGTGGCCTCGCACGTAGCCTTTTTGCGCCAGATGGGCCGGGCGTAG
- a CDS encoding ethanolamine ammonia-lyase: MPALPTPSSEPDPWAGLRAFTAARIGLGRVGTSVPLREALAFRLAHAHARDAVYSELDKNQLMKELEELGLPVLAVHSQAATRPDYLRRPDQGRQLDKASRAHLAGAAAGEWEVVVVLADGLSATATNTHALPLLRQLVPALQGAGFRLGPLVLAGQARVALGDEVGHLLRARLVLVLIGERPGLSAPDSLGAYFTHGPRLGLTDEARNCVSNIRPAGLGYEAAADKLFYLLSAALRRQLSGVGLKDESGLPAKGGGRELA; encoded by the coding sequence ATGCCCGCCCTCCCTACCCCCTCCTCGGAGCCCGACCCCTGGGCGGGCCTGCGCGCCTTCACGGCGGCCCGCATCGGGCTGGGCCGCGTGGGCACCAGCGTGCCGCTGCGCGAGGCGCTGGCGTTTCGGCTGGCTCACGCGCATGCCCGCGACGCGGTGTATTCGGAGCTGGATAAAAACCAGTTGATGAAGGAGTTGGAGGAGCTGGGCCTGCCGGTGCTGGCCGTGCATAGCCAGGCCGCCACCCGCCCCGACTACCTGCGGCGGCCCGACCAGGGCCGGCAGCTCGATAAAGCCAGCCGCGCCCACCTGGCCGGCGCGGCCGCCGGCGAATGGGAGGTAGTGGTGGTGCTGGCCGACGGCCTCTCGGCCACCGCCACCAACACGCACGCCCTACCCCTGCTACGCCAGCTGGTGCCCGCGCTGCAAGGAGCCGGCTTCCGGCTGGGGCCGCTGGTGCTGGCCGGGCAGGCGCGCGTGGCGCTCGGCGACGAGGTGGGCCACCTCCTGCGCGCCCGGCTGGTGCTGGTGCTAATTGGCGAGCGGCCCGGCCTGAGCGCGCCCGACAGCCTGGGCGCGTATTTCACCCACGGCCCCCGGCTCGGCCTCACCGACGAGGCCCGCAACTGCGTGTCCAACATCCGGCCCGCCGGCCTGGGCTACGAGGCGGCGGCCGACAAGCTCTTTTACCTACTGAGTGCGGCGTTGCGGCGGCAGCTTTCGGGGGTAGGGCTGAAGGACGAGTCGGGCTTGCCGGCCAAAGGAGGGGGTAGGGAGCTGGCGTAG